Within Sorangiineae bacterium MSr11367, the genomic segment AAGGTGCCCTCGCACGACCGAGAAACAACTTTTCCGGAAGCGATTTACAACTATTTCATGCTGGATCACCGCGCAGTGCGGATCGAGGTCCACGCGAGTGCGCTTCCGAGCAGGAGCATCGCCGTCGAGATGAGTGCGGCGCGTCCGACGCCGGAGACGATGTGCTCGGGGCCACCCGTGGCCAGGGCGCCGAAGAGGGCCACGCCGATGGCGGCGCCGGCTTGGCGCGCGGCGTTCAACACGGCGGACGCGGTGCCGGACCATTCGCGGTCGACGCTGGCCAGGGTGGCGGTGGTCATCGCGGGAACCGCGAAGCCCATGCCGGCGGGGATGAGGAGAAACGCCGGGAGCATGGCCCCGTAGCTGCTCGCAGCGTCGAGGCGAACCAGCAGCGCGTACCCCAACGCGGCCACGAAGGCGCCGATGGTCATGGGCAAGCGCGAGCCCACGCGGGCGGCCACACGCCCGCTGAGCAGGTTCGAGACGAAGAAGCTGCCCGTGAGCGGCAGGTACGCGAGGCCCGCGCGAAAGGCGCTGTAGCCGAGGGCCTGCTGCAAATAGAGGCTCAGCACGAAGATCATGCCGTAGTACGTGAAGTTCACCAGCACGCCGAAGGCGACGGCGGGCGAAAAGTTGGGCTTGCGAAAGAAGCGCAGCGGCAGCATGGGCGCGCGCGCCCGGGACTCGGTCCACACGAAGGCCGCGCCGGCGGCGATCGCGAGGAGCAACCCACCGGCCACCACGGGGTGCGACGCGCCCAGCGGACGCCATTCGATGACGGCGCCGGTCATGCCGGTGAGGGCGAGCACCGCGAAGATCTGCCCGGCCACATCGAGATCGCGCGCGCCGGTGCTCTTGGGTGCCGGCGGCACGTGCGCCGCCGCGAGCCACATCCCGATGGCGCAGAGCGGCAGGTTCACGAGGAAGATGCTGCGCCAACCGAAGGCCGTGAGCAGCAAGCTGCCGAGCACCGGCCCCGCCGCAATGGAGATGGCCCCCGCGGCCGTCCACTGCCCCACGGCCCGCGCACGCACGTCCGGCGCATGCCCCGTGGCGTGGTTCAGCAGCGCGAGCGAGTTGGGCACGAGCAGCGCAGCGCCCGCCCCTTGTACGGCACGCGCCACGACGAGCGATGCCGGCCCGGGCGCAAGGCCGCAGGCCGCGGACGCCGCGCCAAAGAGTAGAAAGCCCGACTGGTACGCGCGCTTCGAGCCATACCGATCCCCGAGCACGCCGGCCGAAAGCAAGAGCACGGCAAAGGCGAGCGTGTAGCCATCGACCACCCATTGCAACGCCGATACCCCTGCCCCGAGATCCGAAGCGATGCTCGGCAACGCGACATTGACGATGGTGACATCGAGCTGCGCCACCACGAAGCTGAAACTCGTCGCCGTGACCGTCCAGAGCAAACCGCGTGCATTCGTCCTCACGCACCGTACCTTAGGGTCGATGCGTGGCAAACGCTTCGATGTTCATCGAAGTGTCGTTCGCGGGCCAGCGATAGCCAATTCCTATGGCATGAATACGCGCAATTTAGTGCCCTGCGCCGGCCCGAGCCATTAGACGATCGGGTATGCGAACGAACCTATGGGTGGCGGTCCTCGCCATCACGATTGTGGTCATGTTGTGCCCTTTTCGGTCGGCGGAGGCGGCAACCACGCGGATAAAGTCGCACGGTCGCTTCGCGTTCGAGGTCACGACGCCAACGGGGAAGGTATTGTTCCTCGATCCGTGGCTGAACAACCCGGCAAACCCGCGGGGAAATGGCACCGATCCCGTGGCGGCGGTCAAGCGCGCCGACTACATCTTGGTCACGCACGGTCACCTCGATCACATCGGGGACGCCGTGGCCATCGCCAAGAACACCGGCGCGAAACTCGTGGCCAACGCCGACTTGGCGAGGAACATGATCAACCTCATGGGATTTCCCGCTGCCCAGGCTACGGACGAAACCGTGGGGGACGTCGGCGGTGAACGGGTCCTCGCGAACGGTGAGGTCATCGTCAACTTCATGCCAGCCCTTCACTCGCACATTTTCCAACAGGCAGATCCGAGCAAGCCAAACGCGTACGGCGGCTCGCCGCTCACGTTCATCGTTCGCATCAAAAATGGGCCGACCATTTATCACACGGGCGACACGGCCTTTTATCGCGATATGGACATCATCGGCGAAGAGTTCCCGCCCGACATTGCCTTGGTCAACATTGCCGGACACTACGGCATGGAGCCCAACATGGCGGCACGCGCGGCCATGGTGACGAAGTCCCGACTCGTCGTCCCCATGCACTACGAGAATGCCAAACCGTTCTTCGCCTTGCTCGATCGCCATGCCATTCCACACCGCGAGCTCTTGGCGGGCACGGAAATGCTCTTCGACGGAAAGAACCCGCGTTTCTAATCGCGAGGGAGCGGTTTCAGTCGTTTGCCGTACGCGATGAGTTCGTCCTTGATGAGAAGGGCGGCGCGTGTGCGGTGCAGGTCGGAGCGATAGGCCAGGTGGATGCGATCGCGTGTGAAGGGCAAACTCTCGTGCAGCGCGACCAACGGATCCTCACCGACCTTCGTGGCGACGCGTCGCGGGAGAATGGCGACGCCCACGTCCTCCTGGGCCAGGCTCTTGACCAGATGGAGCGTCCCGCACGGAAGACGGCGCGCCGGCGTGAGGTTGCGCTCGTGCAACTGCGCAAGAAGCACCGTGCTCGTGGGCAGCGCTGCGAGGTACATCAGCGGCCCCTGTTTCACCCGTTCGTGCGCCGCCGCCGCGGTCACCGGTTTGGCGCCTTTCCTGGGCGCCACGAACAGCTCCGTCGAGTCGGCGAAGAGCTCGACCAGCACGAGCTCGGGATGCTTCAACGGCAACGCGAGGAGGCCGAAATGAACCGTACGATCCACCACGGCGCGTGCGATCTCCTCGGGTGATCCGTACCACAAGGTCAGCTCGATGCCGGGCGCCTTCCGAAGGAATCCGCGCATGAATCGAGGCAGGAAATACGTCCCCAGGGTGGAAGCGCCAATCACGTAGTGCCCGCGTTCCTCGGTTTCGGCATGGCCAATTCGGTGTTCGGCCTGCTCGATGAGCGCGAGGATCTCTCCGGCGTAATCGAGCAGCTCCTTGCCGGTGGTGGTCAGCCGAACGCCATCGCGATCGCGAAAGAGCAATGTCGTCTTGAGGTGCTCCTCCAAGCTGCGCACGGCCACGGTCAAGGTTGGTTGGCTCACGCGAAGTTCCCGCGCCGCGGCGGTCAGGTTGCCGTGCCGTGCAATGGCTTGGAAATAGCGTAAACGCGTCGGATCCACGGCTCATGAATACCGTGAGACGTCCGTATTTCGCCACCGATGTCACTCGCGGTTCGACGGGAGTTCGCCAGGCCATCTCCAGTGGCGCCGCGAGTGAGAATGCGTCAATAGGCGATTTCGAGCACGGGACGCGTCCCCGCAGGCGCTTCCATCGAATGGAACGAGGCGATTTCGGCGTTGCGCTCGCCGGTCAGCAAAAGACCGTTGTTCGCGCCGCTGGTGCACCAACGTTTGGCGATGGCAGTGACATCCCATTTGTACCAAGCGCACCCATGGTCCACCACGGTGGTCGTCACGATGGGGCCGAAACCGGGCATGGCAAACGGTGCGGGGTTGGCCGATGCGACGTTGCAGGTCGAGCATCCGTTGCCATAGTAACCACTGCCGCCGGGTGCCCACGGACCCGAGACCCAATGGGTGGCGACGGGCATGCCGTACGCTTGATCCGCCAAGAGCCTCAAGGTGGCACTCGAGAGCGTCGAGCAAACGGTGGAAAGGGGCACGGGAAACTTCAATAGAACGAGATCGGGTACGGACGATGTGTGGATGTCGTTCACCCGCAATTCGCAGCTCTTCCCGTAATCGACGAAACCGCTGGACGTCCTTTGCACCCACGTATCCGCACTCGGATTGAGACTCATCACCAGGGCTTGTTCGGTGGAATCGACATCTTCCGCATCGGTGGCGGAAACACACGCGACGGCGCTGGCCATCGTGACCGCAAGCCCCAAATGCACAACGATATGACGTATACCCATAGCGCTCATCTCCCTTCGAGCATGGGCTGCGCCGCCGTAGGGGCAGCGCTGGAAAGCCTACTCTCGCCCTTACCTAAGAGCGGCGCACTCCCTCCGCGATTCCCCCGAACGGATGACAATCGCGCAACTCGGAGTTGGCGAGCTACTCTGCCGGAGATGTCGAAACGACGAGCGGCGCATTCGCACTATCGAGGAACTCGACGGTGGTGAACACCAATTCGGTTTGGCCCACGTTCTCGAGGTCGTGGACCATGAATTCGCCTTTGGCGAACGAGACGTGCTTCGTGTCCCCTGCCCGGTAGGTCACGCGCATCTCCCGGCCGTCGTGGTACCGCGCGAGGCCCTCTCCGGCGGTGACCGCCGTCCAAAAATAGTCGAGCACGTGGCGGTGAAACGGCATGCGCTCACCGGGTTTCAAACGAATGGCCCATACCCGCACGCGTTTCGTCTCGGAGAGCAAGACCTGCCCCACGCGTCCATCGCCCTGCCGCTCGGCAAATTCGCGCGCGAGCGCCTCGATCCAACGTGGGGGAATGGTCATCGATGCATGGGGATCCGTCGTCATATTCCTGTTCCTTTCGGATGCGAGAGATTCGTTCGAGAAGGAGGTCGCGAGCGCGGCCATGGGGAGCAGCGCGGCAATCCACGGGATGGCCGAAAGGCCCGGCCCGTGCTCGATCACCATGGCGCCGAGCCACGCTCCGATGGCCCTGCCCAGATTGAACGCCGCGATGTTGAAGCTCGACGCGAGGCTCTGCCCTTCGGAGGCCTTGAGTACCTGCATTTGCAGTGGGGGAGCGATGGCGAATCCCGCCGCGCCGAGCAACGCCACGAAGGGCATCATGGCCATTCGCCGATGCACGGCCCATGTCATGGCCGCGAGGACCACCGCCAAGGATAGGAGGGTGCCGAACAACGCCGGCATCGCATGCCGGTCGGCCATCCGCCCGCCTACGATGTTTCCGAAGACCATTCCTAGGCCCAGCACGACGAGAATCGGGGATACGGTGGCTTCGGAAAATCCCGCCATTCGCGTGAGCAGGGGCGCAAGGTAGGTGAGCATCACGGACAGCCCCGCCCAACCGAGCACGGTGGTGAGCAGCCCGAGAAGGACCGGACGGCGGCCGAGCATGGCAAGGTCGTCGCGCACAGTTCCGCGCTCCGGTGCCTGCGCCGTCGCCGGAACGACGAGGCCCATCACCAACATGGCGATCACGCCGATCGCCGCGATGGCCCAAAAGGTCGCGCGCCAGCCAAGGGCAGCGGCTAGCCATGTCCCGCCGGGGACGCCGAGAACATTGGCCAATGTGAGCCCCGCGAACATGGCCGCCACGGCGGACGCGCTCTTGTGCGGTGGCACCACATGGGTGGCCACCACCGACCCGACACCGAGGTACGTGCCATGGGCCAACGACGTGACGACGCGAGCCGCCATGAGAAGCGCATACGACGGAGCGAGCGCGCAGGCCGCATTGCCGACGGTGAAGATCAGCATCAGCGTCGCGAGAACCACCTTCCGTGGA encodes:
- a CDS encoding MFS transporter gives rise to the protein MRTNARGLLWTVTATSFSFVVAQLDVTIVNVALPSIASDLGAGVSALQWVVDGYTLAFAVLLLSAGVLGDRYGSKRAYQSGFLLFGAASAACGLAPGPASLVVARAVQGAGAALLVPNSLALLNHATGHAPDVRARAVGQWTAAGAISIAAGPVLGSLLLTAFGWRSIFLVNLPLCAIGMWLAAAHVPPAPKSTGARDLDVAGQIFAVLALTGMTGAVIEWRPLGASHPVVAGGLLLAIAAGAAFVWTESRARAPMLPLRFFRKPNFSPAVAFGVLVNFTYYGMIFVLSLYLQQALGYSAFRAGLAYLPLTGSFFVSNLLSGRVAARVGSRLPMTIGAFVAALGYALLVRLDAASSYGAMLPAFLLIPAGMGFAVPAMTTATLASVDREWSGTASAVLNAARQAGAAIGVALFGALATGGPEHIVSGVGRAALISTAMLLLGSALAWTSIRTAR
- a CDS encoding metal-dependent hydrolase; the encoded protein is MRTNLWVAVLAITIVVMLCPFRSAEAATTRIKSHGRFAFEVTTPTGKVLFLDPWLNNPANPRGNGTDPVAAVKRADYILVTHGHLDHIGDAVAIAKNTGAKLVANADLARNMINLMGFPAAQATDETVGDVGGERVLANGEVIVNFMPALHSHIFQQADPSKPNAYGGSPLTFIVRIKNGPTIYHTGDTAFYRDMDIIGEEFPPDIALVNIAGHYGMEPNMAARAAMVTKSRLVVPMHYENAKPFFALLDRHAIPHRELLAGTEMLFDGKNPRF
- a CDS encoding LysR family transcriptional regulator, which encodes MDPTRLRYFQAIARHGNLTAAARELRVSQPTLTVAVRSLEEHLKTTLLFRDRDGVRLTTTGKELLDYAGEILALIEQAEHRIGHAETEERGHYVIGASTLGTYFLPRFMRGFLRKAPGIELTLWYGSPEEIARAVVDRTVHFGLLALPLKHPELVLVELFADSTELFVAPRKGAKPVTAAAAHERVKQGPLMYLAALPTSTVLLAQLHERNLTPARRLPCGTLHLVKSLAQEDVGVAILPRRVATKVGEDPLVALHESLPFTRDRIHLAYRSDLHRTRAALLIKDELIAYGKRLKPLPRD
- a CDS encoding DNRLRE domain-containing protein, with translation MGIRHIVVHLGLAVTMASAVACVSATDAEDVDSTEQALVMSLNPSADTWVQRTSSGFVDYGKSCELRVNDIHTSSVPDLVLLKFPVPLSTVCSTLSSATLRLLADQAYGMPVATHWVSGPWAPGGSGYYGNGCSTCNVASANPAPFAMPGFGPIVTTTVVDHGCAWYKWDVTAIAKRWCTSGANNGLLLTGERNAEIASFHSMEAPAGTRPVLEIAY
- a CDS encoding MFS transporter — its product is MRNLVTGLRGEHVEACSRHFVERENAFMPLALHALAVGAFGIGVTEFVMTGLLVPIGADLGVSIAAAGLLVSGYAFGAAAGAPVLTVLCRRVPRKVVLATLMLIFTVGNAACALAPSYALLMAARVVTSLAHGTYLGVGSVVATHVVPPHKSASAVAAMFAGLTLANVLGVPGGTWLAAALGWRATFWAIAAIGVIAMLVMGLVVPATAQAPERGTVRDDLAMLGRRPVLLGLLTTVLGWAGLSVMLTYLAPLLTRMAGFSEATVSPILVVLGLGMVFGNIVGGRMADRHAMPALFGTLLSLAVVLAAMTWAVHRRMAMMPFVALLGAAGFAIAPPLQMQVLKASEGQSLASSFNIAAFNLGRAIGAWLGAMVIEHGPGLSAIPWIAALLPMAALATSFSNESLASERNRNMTTDPHASMTIPPRWIEALAREFAERQGDGRVGQVLLSETKRVRVWAIRLKPGERMPFHRHVLDYFWTAVTAGEGLARYHDGREMRVTYRAGDTKHVSFAKGEFMVHDLENVGQTELVFTTVEFLDSANAPLVVSTSPAE